CCGGGTGATCCATCTGACAGCCTGTGTCAATAACAGCTACGACACTGCCTGCACCTTGATCTGTCCGTTCCCACAACTCCTCTGCTTCCACCATTTTTATTCCTGAAGGAACCTCTGAAATGGACTCTAAAACAGTTTCTGTGCGATATGGAATCAGTTTCATTTGGTTCATGGGTATCTCCTCCTGCTTATGGTTTGGAGTTCAGTCATGAAGGGAATCTCTTCCATAATTATACCATCATCACTTATCCAGAGTGAACGAGGCATGTGTGTAAACAAGAAAACAGAACCATCTACCCATTTGAATAAATATGCGTTATAATCTTAATGAAACGTTCTTCATAAAGAACAGAAAGGGTGAAGGAAATGTTGAAAAAGATCTGCACGACTTGTCAAAGACCATCTTATCGATCCTCCTCCTCTCAATGGGTCTGTCCTTTATGTCATGAGAACTTATCACACGTTGCTTCCATTACCCCCCCACGCCTGCCGAAACGGGAAACCGTCCAAGCTATCTACAAAAGGCACATTAGGACACAAACTCCCTGATTGGAACATATAGTAAAGGAGCTCGAAGAGGAGGCGGCCTATTGTCCATGAATCAGGATCACTGCATCCGAGTCCCTGTTCTATATGACTGGGTTACCTTAAACGAGACATTTTATAAAAACCACAACATTCCTCTTTCCCAGATAGAATCATATCCTGTAGAAAAGCTCATTTTTAACATCGAAAGAGCATGTAAAAACAAGTATTACTTCCCTCTGTGGGAACATTACTCCAAGCATTCCTATGCGGTTACCATTAATGTTAATCAGGTCCATAAAATGAGAGGACCGATGAAACTAGTCTTGAACGGGAAAGAGTCTTTCTCCATCGAGGCAGAGCAGCCGTTCTCCATCACGGTACAAAACATCACCTCTATTGTTTTAAAGGTTCCTGAATCCTGCACCATTACCGGGTATATAGGTACAGTAGAGGTGATCCTTAAGAAGGCATATCATTCTTCCGACAGGTATAAAGTATCAAGCTTTTTCACGTCTGCTCCGGATGCTTCAAATAATGCAGATTACTCCCCCTTACATGTCTATGTAAAAACCAATCGGAGAGAGCCCTCATCAACAATCCCCCAACGGTTTTCTGTGGTTATTAAAGGCTTCCTCGCCGTTATCCGGACAGATACAATAACAGAGGAACAGTGCCTGGTGGAGGTTCTACCAATCCATTATGAGAAAAACGTTCATCTCCATACCCCTGACGGAGCAGAAATTTCCTACACAATCCACGACATTCAGCTGCATTCTACATCTGCATGCATAGATCAGAGGCGCTGTTTGAAAATTTCTCATGAAATCCAGGTAGATCTTACACTAAAGTCAACAAAAATCCACACCATCGCCATACGAGGCTCTCTGAAACACCCCTATATTAAGCCAAGCGAATCACAGTAAGCGCAGCCCCCGTTGCCCCTCCTCCGACCAGAACAACCGTAGCAAGCAGACCAAAAAACTGAACTCTGATCGTATCACCAGCGTTCAAATTCACAATAAGATCATTATTATAGCTGGATGTTGAAAGGGATGGAGAGAGAATGGATCCAGGTACAGCCGTACCATTCCGAAGAATCCTCGTGCCCGCCAGCAGCCCGACTGTCGTATTTAACTGGTAGGACACATAGTACCTCCCCGAAACAGGCACCGTGAATACCTGATTGTTCGGCGTGGCTGTGAATCCTCCTAATACCTGATTATTCGGGAGCGGTACATTCGTACCCCCTGCAATGACGAGCAGGCTGGTTCCTGACGTGTTAGAAGCATACATCGAGTCTCCTCCGACAGGATCGGATTCACTATTACAGAACGGAATTTGTGCCATCTCCCTCTACCTTTCCTATGTTCAGAATTTATAATTTAAAGAAAAAGAAACTTTTACTGCAGAAGATCCTGTGCCAGCACCGCTGATTCCAATGGAGTTCAGATTATCCAGTGTAATTGCCCTGCTTTCTCCCGGTGCTACTGTAAATCCAGTCACTTCTGTATCGTTCACCAGCAGAGATGCCGTAGGTGATGTTTCCGTAATTCCGTTGTTCTCAATCATAATCGTTCCATTAATAGCAAAACCCGTACTGTCCTCCCACACTTCCACAGGCGTTCCCGCAGTCGTGTCCTCCAAGGTAATGGTAAAACACACGGCATCATTAACACTGCTGACAGACATATCACTGCAGCCGCCTAATAAAGCCATACTAAACACCCCCTTCTCCCCTTAGTTATTTCATCCTATGCACGAAAGAGAAAACAGTATAGCCGATTGTCCAGCGTCATTCCCCGGGCAATAAAAAAACGCACCGGCTCTCAGGCCGGTGCGTCGTATTGTATATTCTATTATGGTAAATATTTACGTGGGTTTACAGAGTTTGAACGAGCTCCATTGTACGATCCTTCGTGAATCTCGAAATGGAGGTGCTGCCCTGTAGAATCACCTGTGCTGCCCATATTTCCAAGGAACTGACCTTGGGATACGGTTTGACCAGCGGAAACAGCTGGAGTACTTCTCATGTGGCCATACACCGTTGTGTATGTCTGACCATTAATATGGTGGGTAATTTTCACGTTGTTACCCAGTCCTGAAGAATATCCAGCGGAATAGACAGTACCGGAAGCTGCTGCATGAATCGGAATCGTTCCAGGTCCGGCGATATCAATACCGGAGTGCAGACGGCTTGTGTTGTGGATCGGGTGGAATCGCATACCATATTCAGACGTAATTGTAGCATGTGCCGGCCAGATGAACATGGATCCACTGGACGTCGTGTTGCTGGAAGCACTTGATTCTGATTTGCTGCTGGAGCTGCTTGAGCTGCTTGAACTGTTTGAAGACTCAGAAGAGCTGCTGGAGCTTGACGCAGCTGCTGCGGTAGCTTTAGCCTCTGATTCTTTTGCTGCTGCCTTCTCGGCTGCTGCTTTTTCAGATGCAGCTTTCTCGCGTGCTGCTTTCTCCGCAGCGGCTTTCTCTGCAGCAGCTTTCTTTCTGGCTTCTTCTTCCTTACGCTGACGCTCAATTTCCTGCTTGATCGCATTTTCCTGAGCTGCAAGCTCTGCCTGCTCGTCTTCAATTGCTGTAATCTCTGAAAGTGCTTCTCTCTCTTCTGCAGATAAGCCTTCCATTACAGAATTTTTCTCTTCTTTCTTATCATCAAGGCCGGATTTCAGTGACTCCAGCTCTTTAAGGTTGGATTCAAGGGAAGCAAGTTCGTCTTCTACTTCCGCTTTCTTGGATTCGACCGCCTCTTTATCAGCACGGTGCTGATCCAGCAATTCTTTATCTTTTTCAGCAATCGTATTCAGGCTCATAGCACGTTCCACGAAGTTACCGAAGCTTTCCGCCCCCATAAGGACGTCCAGGTAATCAACGGCTCCTCCACTTTGCTGCATGGACTTCACACGATCTTTAAGAAGTTCATCACGTTCTGCGATACGCTTCTCAAGTTCTGCGATTTCTTCTTTCAATTGCTCAATGTTCTGCTTCGTATCGGCAATTTCATTTTCCTTCGCGTCGATCTTGTCCATCGCTTCCATGATTTGTTTATCCAGGCGGGCGATTTCTGAACTGATCTCGTCCTGACGTTCTTTCAGTTCATCCACCTGCTGCTTGGTTTGTTGCTTTTCCTGTTCTTTCTGTGACTGCTGCTGCTGGTTCTGTTCCAACTTCTCCTGATTTGTTTCGGCTGATACGGTGTTGAAGCTTGTTGGCAGTCCAGCAAGAATAAGACCGGTCGACAAAGCGGCAATTAATACTTTAGACTTCACTCTCTTGTTTCCTCCCCCGAATCCTTACCTGTGTAATAATGGTAGTTTCCTTGTTTTTTTATACTTTCAAATACTTGCGGATCGATGTGAAGCTTCCCCATAGTCCGATGATGACTCCCATGAGCAGCATCAGTGCTGATACTTGAAGGACGAATGGGTAAACCGGAAGTAGATCTATGAACAACGTCGGGTATCGCGTGCTGATTTCTGAGAAAAGGAAATCGTATCCGAATATGACAAGGAGGATTGGGATGACCGATCCTAATATACCGATCATAATTCCTTCTACGAGGAACGGCCAGCGGATGAACCAATTGGTTGCACCGACCATTTTCATGATTTCGATTTCTTTTCTTCTTGCGACGATTGTAATCCGAATCGTGTTAGCAATCAGGAACATGGCTGTGAACAACAGACCTGCTATGATGGCCAGTCCCACATTGCGGGCGATATCCATTACTTTGAACAGACGTTGAACCGTCTCTTCTGCATACTCTACTTTATCGATATTCTTGAATGTTTCAATTTCTTTTGCGACGGCAATAGTATCTTCAGGGTTCTCGGCATTGACGATGAATACATCGTTCAATGGGTTCTCATCCTTCAAGGATTCAAACACTTGCCCTTCATCTCCGAGGCTTTCGATGAGTTCATCGAGCCCTTCCTCTTTGGATTGGAATTTAACCGAAGATACTTCTGATATTCCTTCAATTTCTTCCTGCAGTGCATCTCGTGCATCTTCATCCGCAGTCACTTCGATGAATGCGCGTACTTCCACATCCTCTTCGATCTGCTTACCGATGTCATTCAAGTTAAGCAGTAATGTAGCAAAAACTCCGACTAGAAGTAATGTTACAGTGACAGCTGAAACGGATGCCACCGACATCCAGCGGTTTCTCGCAAGGTTCTTGAAGCCTTCTTTCATGTGGCGTCCGAACGTTCTAAATTTCATTTCGTCTGCCACCCCAAACGCTTCGTTCCTCACATACGCTGAATTCTTGAACGGTAGTCATGCCACAAGTTGTCGTCTCTTTGCGGTGATGTCTATCAAACAATTTATATCACTTCCTACTAAACACTCATTTTGTAAATCTATGTTGTCGATTCTATGTAATCTGTGTCGTTGCGTCGTTTACCTTCCCAATTATAACAAAGTTATTCGCTAAATACAGACAAATTATTATTACATTTGTGTTTCATAACGTTACATAAAAGTGACATGACTGAATATTCTTTCGACATATTTCATGGTTTTCTCTCCCTTTTCCGTAGTCTTAAATACCTATTAAAACCGCAAAAAAAGACAGCCGTTACAGCTGTCTTTT
This sequence is a window from Bacillus sp. SB49. Protein-coding genes within it:
- a CDS encoding S-Ena type endospore appendage; the protein is MNQDHCIRVPVLYDWVTLNETFYKNHNIPLSQIESYPVEKLIFNIERACKNKYYFPLWEHYSKHSYAVTINVNQVHKMRGPMKLVLNGKESFSIEAEQPFSITVQNITSIVLKVPESCTITGYIGTVEVILKKAYHSSDRYKVSSFFTSAPDASNNADYSPLHVYVKTNRREPSSTIPQRFSVVIKGFLAVIRTDTITEEQCLVEVLPIHYEKNVHLHTPDGAEISYTIHDIQLHSTSACIDQRRCLKISHEIQVDLTLKSTKIHTIAIRGSLKHPYIKPSESQ
- a CDS encoding BclA C-terminal domain-containing protein, with translation MAQIPFCNSESDPVGGDSMYASNTSGTSLLVIAGGTNVPLPNNQVLGGFTATPNNQVFTVPVSGRYYVSYQLNTTVGLLAGTRILRNGTAVPGSILSPSLSTSSYNNDLIVNLNAGDTIRVQFFGLLATVVLVGGGATGAALTVIRLA
- a CDS encoding DUF3992 domain-containing protein, producing the protein MALLGGCSDMSVSSVNDAVCFTITLEDTTAGTPVEVWEDSTGFAINGTIMIENNGITETSPTASLLVNDTEVTGFTVAPGESRAITLDNLNSIGISGAGTGSSAVKVSFSLNYKF
- a CDS encoding murein hydrolase activator EnvC family protein yields the protein MKSKVLIAALSTGLILAGLPTSFNTVSAETNQEKLEQNQQQQSQKEQEKQQTKQQVDELKERQDEISSEIARLDKQIMEAMDKIDAKENEIADTKQNIEQLKEEIAELEKRIAERDELLKDRVKSMQQSGGAVDYLDVLMGAESFGNFVERAMSLNTIAEKDKELLDQHRADKEAVESKKAEVEDELASLESNLKELESLKSGLDDKKEEKNSVMEGLSAEEREALSEITAIEDEQAELAAQENAIKQEIERQRKEEEARKKAAAEKAAAEKAAREKAASEKAAAEKAAAKESEAKATAAAASSSSSSSESSNSSSSSSSSSSKSESSASSNTTSSGSMFIWPAHATITSEYGMRFHPIHNTSRLHSGIDIAGPGTIPIHAAASGTVYSAGYSSGLGNNVKITHHINGQTYTTVYGHMRSTPAVSAGQTVSQGQFLGNMGSTGDSTGQHLHFEIHEGSYNGARSNSVNPRKYLP
- the ftsX gene encoding permease-like cell division protein FtsX; translation: MKFRTFGRHMKEGFKNLARNRWMSVASVSAVTVTLLLVGVFATLLLNLNDIGKQIEEDVEVRAFIEVTADEDARDALQEEIEGISEVSSVKFQSKEEGLDELIESLGDEGQVFESLKDENPLNDVFIVNAENPEDTIAVAKEIETFKNIDKVEYAEETVQRLFKVMDIARNVGLAIIAGLLFTAMFLIANTIRITIVARRKEIEIMKMVGATNWFIRWPFLVEGIMIGILGSVIPILLVIFGYDFLFSEISTRYPTLFIDLLPVYPFVLQVSALMLLMGVIIGLWGSFTSIRKYLKV